A window from Streptomyces sp. NBC_00335 encodes these proteins:
- the rplL gene encoding 50S ribosomal protein L7/L12, with translation MAKLSQEDLLAQFEELTLIELSEFVKAFEEKFDVTAAAAVAAAPAGGAAAPEAVEEQDEFDVILTGAGDKKIQVIKVVRELTSLGLKEAKDLVDGAPKPVLEKVAKEAADKAAETLKAAGATVEVK, from the coding sequence ATGGCGAAGCTCAGCCAGGAAGACCTGCTCGCTCAGTTCGAGGAGCTCACCCTCATCGAGCTCTCCGAGTTCGTGAAGGCGTTCGAGGAGAAGTTCGACGTCACCGCCGCCGCGGCCGTCGCCGCTGCCCCGGCCGGTGGCGCTGCCGCCCCCGAGGCCGTCGAGGAGCAGGACGAGTTCGACGTCATCCTCACCGGTGCCGGCGACAAGAAGATCCAGGTCATCAAGGTCGTGCGCGAGCTGACCTCCCTCGGCCTGAAGGAGGCCAAGGACCTCGTCGACGGCGCTCCGAAGCCCGTCCTCGAGAAGGTCGCCAAGGAGGCCGCTGACAAGGCTGCCGAGACCCTCAAGGCCGCCGGCGCCACCGTCGAGGTCAAGTAA
- the rplJ gene encoding 50S ribosomal protein L10, protein MPTPNKAAAVAELTDQFRDSNAAVLTEYRGLTVAQLKTLRRSLGENAQYAVVKNTLTKIAANQAGITALDEHFAGPTAVAFITGDPVESAKSLRDFAKENPNLIIKAGVLDGKALTADEIKKLADLESREVLLSKLAGAFKGKQSQAASLFQALPSKFVRTAEALRVKLAEQGGAE, encoded by the coding sequence ATGCCGACGCCCAACAAGGCTGCCGCGGTAGCCGAGCTCACGGACCAGTTCCGCGACTCGAACGCCGCCGTGCTGACCGAGTACCGGGGTCTCACCGTCGCGCAGCTCAAGACGCTGCGTCGCTCTCTCGGTGAGAACGCCCAGTACGCCGTGGTGAAGAACACGCTGACCAAGATTGCGGCCAACCAGGCCGGGATCACCGCGCTGGACGAGCACTTCGCTGGTCCCACCGCGGTCGCCTTCATCACCGGTGACCCGGTGGAGTCGGCGAAGAGCCTGCGTGACTTCGCCAAGGAAAACCCGAACCTCATCATCAAGGCGGGTGTCCTTGATGGTAAGGCGCTCACCGCCGATGAGATCAAGAAGCTTGCGGACCTCGAGTCCCGCGAGGTTCTGCTCAGCAAGCTGGCCGGCGCGTTCAAGGGCAAGCAGTCTCAGGCTGCCTCGCTCTTCCAGGCGCTGCCGTCGAAGTTCGTCCGCACTGCGGAAGCGCTTCGCGTCAAGCTCGCCGAGCAGGGCGGTGCCGAGTAA